One genomic window of Bactrocera dorsalis isolate Fly_Bdor chromosome 4, ASM2337382v1, whole genome shotgun sequence includes the following:
- the LOC105226135 gene encoding inositol oxygenase — MRLLVDKQIELIDPSELLRPEPAFADKCPSKFRDYSINEEDPLKERVRRTYRAMHLNQTVDFVKGRHERWLKFNTFQATVREALEKLNDLVDESDPDIDLPNIVHAFQAAERAREEYPELDWLHLTALIHDLGKVMAFYDEPQWAVVGDTFPVGCEWGEHIVYRADSFEGNVDGENPKYNTKYGIYEPNCGVDNLLLSWGHDEYMYRVLKHNKTKLPHVACNIIRFHSFYPWHNGGDYKHLEAPGDEETKKWVLIFNRYDLYTKSEKVPDIDALWPYYQSLIDKYLPGVLEF, encoded by the exons ATGCGTCTCTTGGTGGATAAG caaattgaACTCATCGATCCTTCGGAGCTCTTGCGTCCCGAACCTGCTTTTGCCGACAAATGTCCATCGAAATTCCGTGATTACAGCATTAATGAAGAAGATCCTTTGAAGGAGCGTGTACGCAGAACCTATCGCGCAATGCATCTTAATCAAACAGTGGACTTTGTCAAAG GTCGCCATGAGCGCTGGCTGAAATTCAACACCTTCCAGGCGACTGTGCGCGAAGCACTCGAGAAGCTCAACGATCTGGTTGACGAATCTGACCCCGACATTGATCTGCCGAACATCGTACACGCCTTCCAGGCGGCCGAGCGCGCACGCGAGGAATACCCCGAGCTCGATTGGCTACATCTGACCGCGCTCATACACGATCTCGGCAAAGTGATGGCTTTCTACGATGAGCCACAATGGGCTGTAGTGGGTGACACCTTCCCGGTGGGCTGTGAATGGGGCGAACACATTGTCTACCGCGCCGACAGCTTCGAAGGTAATGTCGACGGCGAGAATCCCAAATACAACACGAAATATGGCATTTATGAGCCAAACTGTGGTGTGGACAACTTGTTATTGTCCTGGGGACACGACGAATACATGTACCGCGTATTGAAACATAACAAAACGAAATTGCcacatgtggcatgcaacattaTACGCTTCCATTCGTTCTATCCATGGCACAACGGTGGCGACTACAAACATTTGGAGGCACCAGGCGATGAGGAGACCAAGAAATGGGTGCTTATATTCAA CCGCTACGACCTGTACACCAAGAGCGAGAAGGTGCCCGACATTGACGCTCTGTGGCCTTACTACCAATCGCTGATTGACAAATACTTGCCCGGTGTCTTGGAGTTCTAA